CATGGAAGACGGCGAGGTTGTTGAGGCTCATCGCCACGTCTGGATGGTCACCCTCGAACAGGCGGCGATACATGGCCAGGGCGTCTACATAGAGCGGCTCGGCCTCGCCAGCGCGGCCCAGCGCCTCCCGCACGTCCGCGAGGTTGTTCAGGCTGCTCGCCACGTCTGGATGGTCGCCCTCGAACAGCCGGCGACGCATGGCCAGGGCCTCTGCATAGAGCGTCTCGGCCTCGCTCACCCGGCCCAGCGCCCGCCGCACGAACGCGATGTTGTTCAGGCTCCTCGCCACGTGGGGATGGTCGCCTTCGAACAGCCGGCGCTGCATGGCCAGGGCCTCTTCATAGAGCCGCTCGGCCTCGCCCGCTCGGCCGAGCGCCCACCGTACGCCCGCGAGGTTGTTCAGGCTGACTGCCACGTGGGGATGGTCGCCCTCGAACAGCCGGAGTTGCA
The sequence above is a segment of the Phycisphaerales bacterium genome. Coding sequences within it:
- a CDS encoding tetratricopeptide repeat protein produces the protein EGDDPDVASSLNNLASVRESLGRAGEAEPLYAEALAMYRRLFEGDHPDVASSLNNLASVLEALGRVGEAERLYEEALTMQLRLFEGDHPHVAVSLNNLAGVRWALGRAGEAERLYEEALAMQRRLFEGDHPHVARSLNNIAFVRRALGRVSEAETLYAEALAMRRRLFEGDHPDVASSLNNLADVREALGRAGEAEPLYVDALAMYRRLFEGDHPDVAMSLNNLAVFHGEQGRWKVALPLAEEALAMGGRCLPAGHPDLQLWKANLALIRERLDH